One Paraburkholderia phytofirmans OLGA172 genomic window carries:
- the hemC gene encoding hydroxymethylbilane synthase — protein sequence MNPETFFAPPHTLVIASRESRLAMWQAEHVRCALHKLYPSCDVKILGMTTRGDQILDRTLSKVGGKGLFVKELEAALADGRADLAVHSLKDVPMELPAGFALSTIMEREDPRDALVSNDYDSLAALPAGAVVGTSSLRREAMLRMRYPHLVVRPLRGNLDTRLSKLDRGDYAAIILAAAGLKRLGLGERIRALLDPEDSLPAAGQGALGIEIRADRADLAAWLAPLHHEHTAAAVEAERMVSRALGGSCEVPLAAYATWHDGALHLRGIVATPDGQRVLSAQASAPAPTVERAVALGQEVANALEQQGAMEIVRALSTASGPAAASADGVSDSAATGE from the coding sequence ATGAACCCCGAGACGTTTTTTGCGCCACCCCACACGCTTGTGATTGCGTCGCGAGAAAGCCGCCTTGCCATGTGGCAGGCGGAGCATGTGCGATGTGCGCTGCACAAATTATATCCATCTTGCGACGTAAAAATCCTCGGAATGACGACACGTGGCGATCAGATTCTCGACCGCACTTTGTCGAAGGTTGGTGGTAAGGGCCTGTTCGTCAAGGAACTGGAAGCGGCGCTGGCCGACGGCCGCGCCGATCTGGCCGTGCACTCGCTCAAAGACGTGCCGATGGAATTGCCCGCAGGCTTTGCGCTGTCCACCATCATGGAACGCGAAGATCCGCGCGACGCGCTGGTGTCCAACGACTACGACTCGCTTGCCGCGCTGCCCGCCGGCGCCGTGGTCGGCACCTCCAGCCTGCGCCGCGAGGCCATGCTGCGCATGCGTTACCCGCACCTCGTGGTACGGCCGTTGCGCGGCAATCTGGACACGCGTCTGTCGAAACTCGATCGCGGCGACTATGCGGCGATCATTCTGGCGGCTGCCGGTTTGAAGCGTTTGGGGCTCGGCGAGCGCATCCGCGCGCTGCTCGATCCTGAAGACAGCTTGCCCGCAGCCGGTCAGGGCGCGCTCGGCATCGAGATTCGCGCCGATCGCGCGGACCTCGCGGCATGGCTTGCGCCGCTGCATCACGAGCATACGGCAGCGGCCGTCGAAGCGGAGCGGATGGTCTCGCGCGCCCTCGGCGGCAGTTGCGAAGTGCCGCTCGCGGCGTATGCGACCTGGCACGACGGCGCGCTGCATCTGCGCGGCATCGTCGCTACGCCCGACGGCCAGCGTGTCTTGAGCGCGCAGGCGTCGGCGCCGGCGCCCACTGTCGAACGTGCTGTTGCTCTCGGCCAGGAAGTGGCGAACGCGCTCGAACAGCAGGGTGCGATGGAAATCGTCCGTGCGTTAAGCACGGCCAGCGGTCCCGCGGCAGCGTCAGCAGACGGCGTGTCGGACAGCGCGGCGACCGGCGAGTGA
- the ppc gene encoding phosphoenolpyruvate carboxylase, with product MTSSGSARPARRNTASPNAQAADAASASAATAAPSTPAKRAGKAAQASQAANVAKAAKASAPAKTDKTAKAVKTNKATHAANAANALKPAKARSPKLKADANEAAQQAADAPTLQAVSLDTIVPASKSSGRSRDDKDHPLFQDIRYLGRLLGDVLREQEGDAVFDVVETIRQTAVRFRREDDNAAAQTLDKKLRSLSPEQTVSVVRAFSYFSHLANIAEDRHRNRRHRIHALAGSTSQPGTIAHALERLVEAGAAATPVLQQFFNEALIVPVLTAHPTEVQRKSILDAQHDVARLLAERDQPLTNRERARNEAMLRASVTSLWQTRMLRDSRLTVADEIENALSYYRATFLEEIPALYADIEEALAEHGLAARLPPFFQMGSWIGGDRDGNPNVTAETLEHAITRQAAVIFEHYMEQVHKLGAELSVSNLLAGASDALKELAAASPDQSPHRTDEPYRRALIGMYTRLAASARVRLGEGSVPVRSAGRGAAPVRAKPYDNAAEFVRDLHVLIDSLAEHHGAPLAAPRLSPLARAAEVFGFHLASIDLRQSSDIHEAVIAELLKRAGVEDDYASLSEEDKLKVLLAELSQPRPLRLPYAEYSDLVKSELGVLEEARVTREKFGARAVRNYIISHTETVSDLVEVMLLQKETGLLHGRLGDAHDPAQAGLMVIPLFETIPDLRNAPHIMRDLIALPGVDALIEHQGNEQEVMLGYSDSNKDGGFLTSNWELYRAELALVSLFNERGVTLRLFHGRGGTVGRGGGPTYQAILSQPPGTVDGQIRLTEQGEVIASKFGNPEIGRRNLETVVAATLEASLLPHGNAPAQLPAFEETMQQLSDAAMASYRALVYETPGFKEYFFESTPISEIAELNIGSRPASRKLQDPKQRKIEDLRAIPWGFSWGQCRLLLTGWYGFGSAVAAHLDSAPSDAERIRRLALLKKMHKTWPFFSNLLSNMDMVLAKTDLAVASRYAQLVSDKKLRKHVFERIVAEWERTSKVLSEITGKSERLAENPLLARSIKNRFPYLDPLNHLQVELLKRHRAGDTNARVRRGIHLSINGIAAGLRNTG from the coding sequence GTGACGTCTTCCGGATCGGCGCGCCCTGCCCGCCGCAACACTGCATCGCCCAACGCTCAAGCGGCGGACGCCGCTTCTGCCTCCGCCGCAACGGCTGCCCCATCCACACCGGCCAAACGCGCCGGCAAAGCAGCCCAGGCAAGCCAGGCCGCTAACGTCGCCAAAGCCGCCAAAGCCTCCGCGCCCGCGAAGACCGACAAGACGGCGAAGGCCGTCAAGACAAACAAGGCGACGCACGCCGCGAACGCCGCCAACGCGCTGAAACCGGCCAAAGCCAGGTCCCCGAAGCTCAAGGCCGATGCAAACGAAGCCGCGCAGCAGGCCGCTGACGCGCCCACGCTGCAGGCGGTTTCGCTGGATACGATCGTGCCCGCGTCGAAAAGCAGCGGCCGCTCGCGCGACGACAAGGATCATCCGCTATTCCAGGACATCCGATATCTGGGACGCCTGCTCGGCGACGTGCTGCGCGAACAGGAAGGCGACGCGGTGTTCGACGTCGTGGAGACGATCCGCCAGACCGCCGTGCGTTTTCGCCGTGAGGACGACAACGCCGCCGCCCAGACGCTCGACAAGAAACTGCGTTCGCTGAGCCCCGAGCAAACGGTCAGCGTGGTGCGTGCGTTCAGCTACTTCTCGCATCTTGCGAATATCGCTGAAGACCGCCACCGCAATCGCCGTCACCGGATTCACGCGCTGGCCGGCTCGACCTCGCAACCGGGCACCATCGCGCATGCGCTCGAACGGCTCGTCGAGGCGGGCGCCGCCGCGACGCCGGTCCTGCAGCAGTTCTTCAACGAAGCGTTGATCGTGCCGGTCCTGACCGCGCACCCTACGGAAGTGCAGCGCAAGAGCATTCTCGACGCGCAGCACGACGTCGCGCGCCTGCTCGCCGAACGCGATCAGCCGTTGACCAACCGCGAACGCGCGCGTAACGAAGCGATGCTGCGTGCCAGCGTCACGTCGCTGTGGCAAACGCGGATGCTGCGCGACTCGCGCCTGACGGTTGCCGATGAAATCGAAAACGCGCTGTCGTATTACCGCGCCACTTTCCTCGAAGAAATTCCGGCGCTCTACGCCGACATCGAAGAAGCGCTCGCCGAGCACGGCCTCGCTGCACGCCTGCCGCCGTTCTTCCAGATGGGCAGCTGGATCGGCGGCGATCGCGACGGCAATCCGAACGTCACGGCCGAAACGCTCGAGCACGCGATCACCCGCCAGGCTGCGGTGATCTTCGAACACTATATGGAGCAGGTGCACAAGCTGGGCGCCGAGTTGTCGGTGTCGAATCTGCTGGCCGGCGCAAGCGACGCATTGAAAGAACTCGCAGCCGCCTCGCCCGACCAGTCCCCACACCGTACCGACGAACCGTATCGCCGCGCCTTGATCGGCATGTACACCCGGCTCGCGGCCAGTGCGCGCGTGCGTCTCGGCGAAGGCAGCGTGCCGGTGCGCAGCGCGGGCCGCGGCGCGGCGCCGGTGCGTGCCAAACCGTATGACAACGCCGCCGAATTCGTGCGCGACCTGCACGTGCTGATCGATTCGCTCGCCGAGCATCATGGCGCGCCGCTCGCGGCACCCCGCCTGTCGCCGCTCGCGCGCGCCGCCGAAGTGTTCGGCTTCCATCTGGCGAGCATCGACTTGCGCCAGAGCTCCGACATCCATGAAGCGGTGATCGCCGAGTTGCTGAAACGCGCAGGCGTCGAAGACGACTATGCGTCGCTCTCAGAAGAAGACAAGCTCAAGGTGCTGCTCGCCGAACTGTCGCAGCCGCGCCCGTTGCGCCTGCCCTACGCCGAGTACTCCGATCTCGTGAAGAGCGAACTCGGCGTGCTCGAAGAGGCCCGCGTCACGCGCGAGAAGTTCGGCGCGCGCGCGGTGCGCAACTACATCATTTCGCACACGGAGACCGTCAGCGATCTGGTCGAAGTGATGTTGCTGCAAAAGGAAACCGGCCTGCTGCACGGCCGTCTGGGCGACGCGCACGATCCCGCGCAAGCCGGGCTGATGGTGATCCCGTTGTTCGAGACGATCCCCGACTTGCGCAACGCGCCGCATATCATGCGCGATTTGATCGCGCTACCGGGCGTGGATGCCTTGATCGAACATCAGGGCAACGAGCAGGAAGTGATGCTCGGCTATTCGGACAGCAACAAGGACGGCGGCTTCCTGACGTCGAACTGGGAGCTGTACCGCGCCGAACTGGCGCTGGTGTCGCTGTTCAATGAGCGCGGCGTGACCCTGCGCCTGTTCCATGGACGCGGAGGCACGGTTGGCCGTGGCGGTGGCCCGACGTATCAGGCGATTCTGTCGCAGCCGCCGGGCACCGTCGACGGCCAGATCCGTTTGACCGAGCAAGGCGAAGTGATCGCCAGCAAGTTCGGCAACCCGGAAATCGGCCGGCGCAATCTGGAAACCGTGGTGGCCGCGACGCTCGAAGCCTCGTTGTTGCCGCACGGCAATGCGCCCGCGCAACTGCCCGCCTTCGAAGAAACGATGCAGCAATTGTCCGACGCGGCAATGGCGTCGTATCGCGCGCTGGTCTACGAAACGCCGGGCTTCAAGGAGTATTTCTTCGAGTCGACGCCGATTTCCGAAATCGCCGAGCTGAACATCGGCAGCCGTCCGGCTTCGCGCAAATTGCAGGACCCGAAGCAACGCAAGATCGAAGATCTGCGCGCGATTCCGTGGGGCTTCTCATGGGGTCAATGCCGCTTGCTGCTGACCGGCTGGTACGGTTTCGGCAGCGCCGTGGCCGCGCATCTGGACAGCGCGCCGAGCGACGCCGAGCGCATCCGCCGTCTGGCGCTGCTCAAGAAGATGCACAAGACCTGGCCGTTCTTCTCGAACCTGCTCTCCAACATGGACATGGTGCTGGCGAAGACCGACCTCGCGGTGGCCTCGCGCTACGCACAGCTCGTGTCGGACAAGAAGCTGCGCAAGCACGTATTCGAGCGGATCGTCGCGGAATGGGAGCGTACGTCGAAGGTATTGTCGGAGATCACCGGCAAGAGCGAACGGCTCGCGGAGAACCCGCTGCTCGCGCGGTCGATCAAGAACCGCTTCCCGTATCTCGACCCGCTCAATCACTTGCAAGTGGAGTTGCTCAAGCGCCACCGCGCGGGCGATACCAACGCGCGCGTGCGGCGCGGGATTCATTTGAGCATCAACGGGATTGCGGCGGGCCTGCGTAATACGGGCTGA